Proteins from a genomic interval of Micromonospora sp. NBC_00389:
- the nirD gene encoding nitrite reductase small subunit NirD: MNHATTLGWAPVCPLDRLEPDRGVAALVDGVQVALFRTADGLFAIDNRDPVSGAYVLSRGIVGSRRGVPTIASPLHKQVYDLRTGHCLDLPGVAVTRHDARCRGGLVEVRLRQEG, from the coding sequence ATGAACCACGCCACCACGCTGGGCTGGGCCCCGGTCTGCCCCCTCGACCGGCTGGAACCGGACCGGGGGGTCGCCGCCCTGGTCGACGGGGTGCAGGTCGCCCTCTTCCGGACCGCGGACGGGCTGTTCGCGATCGACAACCGCGATCCGGTCTCCGGGGCGTACGTGCTGTCCCGGGGCATCGTGGGCAGCCGCAGAGGGGTGCCGACGATCGCCTCGCCGCTGCACAAGCAGGTGTACGACCTCCGCACCGGGCACTGCCTCGACCTGCCCGGGGTGGCCGTGACCCGGCACGACGCGCGCTGCCGCGGCGGGCTGGTCGAAGTGCGGCTGCGACAGGAGGGCTGA